In Nicotiana tabacum cultivar K326 chromosome 21, ASM71507v2, whole genome shotgun sequence, one DNA window encodes the following:
- the LOC107793650 gene encoding uncharacterized protein LOC107793650, which translates to MATLTPGILLKLLQSMNTSTRVTGDHRTPLLQVIGIVPALSTSDSLWPHHGFYVQLSDSLNSTYVSLSDRDTDLILTNRLQLGQFAHVDRFTFDSPPVPRAVNLRPIAGRHGFIGSPEPLVAKISNGGFLIQPVSDSDPISVYLSKNGRTESGSGPGPKDGKEKVRVREVLAPKENVEIKDDLKKSSSENVHQPRRFSSPASAKQRSVSAGKKNVGSGERDPSPAVKVKRSASPVPSKCVVPSLAAAKEENRSTAKEAAIIVPSRYRQPSPTATRRQASPLVARRMSLSPGRRLSGGVKVSPAVDSSGKKKMAAIAAGISKVSEAIVGSGKSSRKNWDEGPTSSGDSFEQTEKVFSKKKTDIQAILRTQAAISRRLSDVSSHADDFGSEAKVKSGVAENSSDAEKTKNVAPVIPVHEKKWTDGSVSLNAVSSELAKLGKEAMQRRIIASTAAAEALEEALATETIVRNLSMFSDLRSTSNPKNPLPTIDRFMSIYEDVVKSTNVVESITSNRGVQKYSENMIMEQPKSSLLWVEAALATDLEIVSLLTNQNSGTQSASLTSSPIYQSAKTSNKNPSIVSTGTGTWTRGNGMNDTVELAKKLQSEMQMWFITFVEESLDAGFRVFKNCSLASDGGSNCGSITAILSQLKRVNAWLDRVVSKKDEQLMQKIECLKRKIYGFVIQHVGTTAENSIPTSAS; encoded by the exons ATGGCGACTCTTACTCCTGGAATTCTACTAAAGCTACTCCAATCCATGAACACCAGTACACGTGTCACCGGCGACCACCGCACGCCACTCCTTCAAGTTATCGGAATCGTCCCGGCGCTTTCCACTTCCGATTCACTCTGGCCCCACCACGGCTTCTACGTACAACTCTCCGATTCCCTCAACTCCACTTACGTCTCCCTCTCCGACCGCGACACCGATCTCATCCTCACTAACCGGCTTCAGCTCGGTCAATTCGCTCATGTTGACCGGTTTACCTTTGATTCCCCTCCTGTTCCACGCGCTGTGAACCTCCGCCCTATTGCTGGTCGCCATGGCTTTATCGGGTCGCCTGAGCCCTTAGTTGCTAAAATATCAaatggagggtttctcatccagcCCGTTTCAGATTCGGATCCTATTTCTGTTTATTTGTCAAAAAATGGAAGAACAGAGTCGGGTTCTGGCCCTGGTCCAAAAGATGGGAAGGAAAAAGTTAGGGTTAGAGAAGTACTTGCACCAAAAGAAAATGTTGAAATTAAGGACGATTTGAAGAAAAGTTCTTCTGAAAATGTTCATCAACCGAGGAGATTTTCGTCTCCAGCATCGGCAAAGCAAAG GTCAGTATCAGCAGGGAAGAAGAATGTGGGAAGTGGTGAAAGGGATCCATCACCGGCCGTTAAAGTCAAGAGATCGGCATCACCAGTGCCTTCAAAGTGTGTTGTACCAAGTTTGGCGGCTGCAAAAGAAGAGAATAGAAGCACAGCAAAAGAAGCAGCTATTATAGTGCCATCAAGGTACAGGCAGCCGTCGCCTACAGCGACGAGAAGGCAAGCAAGTCCGCTGGTGGCCAGAAGGATGTCGTTGTCGCCTGGACGACGGTTATCTGGTGGTGTTAAGGTTTCACCAGCTGTGGATTCGTCTGGGAAAAAGAAAATGGCTGCTATTGCTGCTGGTATTTCTAAAGTTTCTGAGGCGATTGTGGGGTCCGGTAAATCGAGTAGGAAGAACTGGGATGAAGGGCCAACGAGCAGTGGTGACTCTTTTGAACAAACAGAGAAGGTTTTCTCAAAGAAAAAAACGGATATTCAGGCAATTCTGAGAACTCAG GCTGCTATTTCGAGGCGTCTGAGTGATGTAAGCAGTCATGCTGATGATTTTGGAAGTGAAGCGAAAGTAAAATCTGGTGTTGCTGAAAATTCCTCTGACGCTGAAAAGACTAAAAATGTAGCTCCAGTCATTCCAGTTCATGAGAAGAAGTGGACTGATGGAAGTGTATCGCTAAATGCCGTGTCCTCTGAACTCGCAAAGCTTGGAAAG GAGGCTATGCAAAGGAGAATAATTGCTTCAACAGCTGCAGCTGAAGCCTTGGAAGAGGCCCTTGCCACTGAGACTATTGTGAGAAATTTGAG TATGTTTTCAGATCTACGCTCAACATCCAACCCAAAAAACCCTCTTCCAACTATTGATCGTTTCATGTCAATTTACGAAGATGTAGTGAAATCAACAAATGTTGTTGAATCAATCACCAGCAATCGTGGGGTGCAAAAATATAGTGAGAATATGATAATGGAACAACCAAAATCATCACTTCTTTGGGTGGAGGCTGCTCTGGCAACTGATCTTGAAATTGTCTCTCTTTTGACAAATCAGAACAGTGGAACTCAATCAGCATCACTGACAAGCTCTCCAATATATCAATCAGCAAAAACATCTAATAAGAATCCTTCGATTGTTTCAACAGGAACTGGAACTTGGACAAGAGGTAATGGGATGAATGACACAGTAGAACTTGCAAAGAAGTTGCAATCTGAGATGCAAATGTGGTTCATCACATTTGTTGAAGAGTCATTAGATGCAGGTTTTCGTGTGTTCAAGAATTGCTCCTTGGCTTCTGATGGAGGTTCCAACTGTGGTTCAATTACAGCTATTTTATCACAACTCAAGCGAGTCAACGCCTGGTTGGATCGCGTAGTCTCAAAAAAGGATGAGCAATTGATGCAGAAGATAGAGTGCTTGAAACGGAAAATTTACGGATTTGTCATTCAGCATGTAGGAACAACTGCTGAAAATTCAATTCCCACATCTGCATCCTAA